The Janthinobacterium tructae genome contains the following window.
GACCTGGCCAGCAGCTTTTGCCGCACGGACCCCGCCATCGCCCGGCATTTCGCGCAAGCCACGTTCTTGTCCGACCACCGCGCCATCTTGCCGCATAACCGCACGCCGGCCCTGATCGTGCAATGCAGCGACGACTTCATCGCGCCACCGCCCGTGGGCGAGTATTTGCGCGAGATGCTGCCGCACAGCAGCCTGCACGTGGTCGAAAATGTGGGCCATTGCCCGCACATGAGCGCACCCGATGCCAGCTACCGCGCCATCCGCCACTTTCTCGACGGCTTGCACCTGTAATGCGCGACACGCTGCCTTCCTTGCCTGATGCCAACACCCTGTTCCAGCACGCGGCCTGCGGCTTGCTGCTATGCACGGCCGACGGCACCATCGTGCAGGCGAACGCCACCTTTTGCGGCTGGCTCGGCTATGGCGCGGGAGAATTGCTCGGGAAAAAGAAATTGCAGGACTTGCTGACCATCGGCGGGCGCGTGTTCCACCAGACGCACTGGCTGCCGCTGATGCAGGTGCAGGGCAGCGTGTCGGAAATCCTGCTCGATATGCGCCAGCGCCAGGGGCTATCGATCCCCATGCTGTTCAATGCCGTGCGGCGCGTGCACGAGGGCGTGCGTTATGACGAGGTCGCCGTCTTTGTCGCCAGCGACCGGCGCAAATACGAACAGCAACTGCAGCTGGCGCGCAAGGAGGCTGGCGAACTCAACGAGCAGTTGGCGGCCGCCGACCAGCGCAAGGACGAGTTCCTGGCCACCCTGGCGCACGAGCTGCGCAACCCGCTGGCGCCGATCCGCAATGTGCTGGAAGTGCTGCGCCTGGCGCAGCTGGACGACCCGCAGCTGCGCTGGGCACGGGACGTGCTGGGCCGGCAAGTGGGACACATGACGCACCTGGTCGACGACTTGACTGAAGTGTCGCGCATCACGCGGGGGCGCCTGGAGTTGCGCCGTGCCAGTGTGGAACTGGCGCCCGTGGTGGACGCGGCCCTGCACAGCGTGGCCGAGCTGGCGGCGCAGTCCGGCCACAAGGTGCACTTGGAGCAATGGCCGCGGCCCATCTGGCTCGACGCTGACGCCACGCGCCTGGCGCAGATGATCGCCAACCTGCTGACCAACGCTGTCAAGTACACGCCCGCCAATGGCGTCATCTGGCTGGACGTGACATGCACGCAACACGAGGTGCGCATCAGCGTGCGCGATTCCGGCATCGGCATCGCGCACGAGCATCTGGACAAGGTATTCGACCTGTTTTCGCAGTTGCCGCCGGCCTTGTCGCTGGCCCAGGGTGGTCTGGGCATCGGCCTGTCGCTGGTGCGCGGCCTGGCCGAATTGCATGGCGGCAGCATCAGCGCGCACAGCGATGGCGTGGGGCAGGGCAGCACCTTCACATTGCGCCTGCCGCTGCCGGCCGTGCCTTTGCCGGCGTCTGCGCCCGCCAACCGCCGCTTGCTGGCCGGCACGCGCGAAGGCAAGGTGCTGGTCATCGACGACAGCGCCGACGCGGCCGAAAGCCTGGCGCTGGCGCTCGACATCCTCGGCTATGACGTGCGCACGGCCTACGATGGCGCGGCCGGCATGGCGGCCGCGCAAGCCTTCATGCCGCGCGTGATCCTGCTCGACATCGGCTTGCCGCACATGAATGGCTATGACGTGGCGCGCCTGCTGCGTTCCCAGCCGTGCGGCCAGCATGCCATCCTGGTCGCCGTGACGGGCTGGGGCCAGGACAAGGACCGCCAGATGGCGTCCGACGCGGGTTTTGATTTGCACCTGACCAAGCCCGTGGATTTTTATGAGCTCGATGCGGTGCTGCAGAAGATGCTGCAGGCGCAGTGAGGGACATATGCTGTATCAACAATCATCGCGCAGCGTGATCCAGGAAGAATGGCATCTGCCTGACTTGCTGGATGGCGCCCGCGCGCTTCACGATGCCTTGCTCGATTATGCAGGCGATGGCGTGTATGCCGACCTGCTCCTTCCCTGGTTGCGCGCCAATCCGCATGCGCTGGCCTGGCTGCGCTCATTTGCGCAAAGGCAAGGAAATCCTGTTCCGCCAGCAAGCAAAGAGGAATTGTGGGTACTCCACGCGTTCAGCCGCATAGGCCAGGTGCTGGTCTTGCCCTTGCAACAGGGGCGCGGCAATGGGGAAGGCTGGGCCGGGCCGCCGCTGTCGCTCGCCGAGTATGAGGCTTTCGTCGAGGCGATGGGCATGACGGTGCTGCGGCCGGCACAATTTTCGCCTTTCTATCACGAGATAGTCCAACTTAAGCCCGCTGAGTCTGCGCATGCGCGTGCCGCGATCATGGCGTGGCGATGGCCGTGCGTGATGCTCGGCAACATGCTGTTTGCGCGTGGTGGCGTGGATGTCTGCGCTGGCAAGATAATTTTCAAGCCAGGTATTGCCGACGCATCGACGCTGTACTGGGCGGACCGCCGCAAGGGACGCCCTGTCAACGACCTGTCGCATGGGTGGGGTAGTAATTCGCAATGGCGCACGTCTTTCCGCCGCGACTATGTCGTCGGCGATACGCGGCTTTACAATGTGGATGGCAAGTATGATCTGGCGGCGAAGGCGGCCGAGACGGCAGATGACGGCCTGTTTCCGGTGCTGACCCTGGCGGAAAGAATTGAGTTGCTGACACAGCGATGCCTGGTCAGTAGCACGACAGCGCACGATGATCTGTTCCCCTATGACGACTGCTGGCGCGAAGCTGCGGACAAGGGCCGCTTGCACAGTTGGTGGCCGCGCTGGCTGCCAGCCTTGCGCGGCAGTGGCAAGCGGGAAACAAAGGCGTGAAACCTGGGGTGCGCATTGACGCTGAAGCACGCTCGGGGACGACATGGCCGTCAGCGGCATTGGATGGAAAGATATGGAACAATTGACAGAACTTGACAACGCCGTTTTCCAGCTGCGCATGGGATTGGACCAGGCCGACCGCTGCGTCGACTGGGCCGTGGAGCGTTTGCGCCTGGACCAGGAAGGCGACGACCTGGAGGTCGTGCTGCTGGCCAGCGCCCGGGGGCGTGATGAGGTACTGGCGCTGGCCGACGTGATCATCGAGCGCTACCGGGGCGCGCAGCGGCTTGACGAGCAGTTCCTGGCCGGCAAATACATCGTCGAGTTGCGTGCCGCTTACCTGGCGGGGCGGGAAAGCGTATCTTCGCTCGATGCCATCTTTACCCGCTTGTACCCGGCGCTAGATTATCCCGACTGGCTGACGATGCTGAGCCGCAATTGCGAGTATGCGATCGACGTACCCGATTTCGAGCGGCCGTTCGAGGATGAATTTCGCTATATCGCCAGCCTGTGGGCACAGGCGGAAGGTTTGGCCGCGTTTGAGGGGGAATACCGCCGGCAAATCTCCAATGGCCACGCTATAAGGTAATGGCCCGCGACTGCTTTTACTCCAGGCGGTAGCGGTTGGGACCAAATGGCGTGTAGGCCATGCCGTGCAGCAATTGCATGCGTTCCGGCAAGCGGCTGGCGATAAACAGTACCAGCACGCACAGCGTCGGATTCAGCCATTGCCAGCCCGCCAGCACGGTTTGCACGCCGGCCAGCAGCACGGCGCCCGCAATGATGGACCAGAGCCCGAATCTTTTCAGCACCAGCACCATGGCAAACAGGACGATGTACGGGTACATGGAAAAATCCTGAGTCGCAAACGATGCTTGCGTCGCCACCAGCAAGGCGCCGCCGACGCCGCCAATCAGGCCGGCAGCCACGTGGTTGCCGGCACGCGAGGCGGGAGCCATTTTATGGATCAGGTACAGCAAGCCGGACGCGGCTGCCGCCACCAGCATGCCAACCAGGAAGATGGTGGATGACGTGGTCTCCACCAGCGGGCGGATCATTGGTTGCGCCAGCGCAGCGCCGCCCGGATAGGCGGAATCGTTCAGTTGCGCGATGAATGGCATGGCGGCACCGTACACGGCCAGCGACACGATGGCGCAAGCTTCGGGCTGCAGCGTGCGTGCCCAGAAAGACATCAGGGCGGCAAGCGTGGCAGCGACGGCTCCCCCTGCCACGAGCAGTAGCCATGGCGGCAGATGCTGGACCATGGCATCGGCGCCGCCAGCGCTGCCACGTCGGCAATCACCACGCCGGCCATCTGCAGTTTGTCTTTCAGGCTGCGCAGCATGCGCTGCATTCCTTCGGGCTGTGTCTTGCCGGAGCGCACCATGTCAGCCATGGCTTGTGTTTCCTGATTAACAATGGCCGCCGCACCTGCATTCAGGGGCAACTGAGTGATCGCTTGTTCAAGCTGGGCGATGGCATCCTGCAAAGCCTTTTGCGTGGCGCTATCGAGGCCGGTGACCGTCTTGTTGGCGATCGGATTTTGGCCAAAGGCAAAGACGTCCGTAGTGACGCTATCGGCGTGCAAGGTATAGCTTTCCGAGACAGGGGGCGCAGCAGGTTCCTTCATGATCTTTCTCCTGGCAAAGGAAAAATACATTAAAAGCATATTTAACAATAGGACAGAACATGGGTGCGATTTGCGCTAGAACAAACGCGATGTGGAAAGGGCGGGACTGCGAAAGGGAATGCTGCGGGGGAGAAAGAGCGGAGTGCTGGGCAATGCGGCCGCCGTCATCGGCGGCCGCATCCGGGTGCGCATCAGGCCGGCTGCGCGCCGCCCACATTGCGGCTGCGGTTTTCCACCAGCACGGAAATACCGAGCACGACGATGCCGCCGCAGGCCAGCATGGCGCCGACCCAGCCGGTCGAGCGCAAGCCCATGCCCATGGCGATGGCGATGCCGCCGGCCCAGGCGCCCAAGGCGTTGGCGATGTTGAAGGCGGAATGGTTGAGGGCTGCGGCCACCGTTTGCGCGTCGCCGGCCACGTCCATCAGGCGCGTCTGTACGGCGGGAGCGACGGCGATGCCGGCGCCGATGGCAAACAGGTTGATCGCCGTCAGCCAGACATTGCTGCTGGTATAAGTAAACGCGGCAAGCGCGGCCACGTTCCACAGCAGCACGCCGAAGATAGTCCACAGGCGCGAGCGGTCGGCCAGCCAGCCGCCGATCAGATTACCCAAGGTCATGCCGACACCGATGATGGCCAGCAAGATGGAAATGACCAGCGGGGACACTTTCGTAATTTCCAGCAAGGTTGGCGTGATGAAGGTGTAGACGGCGAACATGCCGCCGAAGCCGATCGCCACCATCAGCAGGGTCAGCCACACTTGCAGGCGGCGGAACACGCCCAGTTCGCGGCGCGGGCTGGAATCACCGGCGGCCACCATGGGCACGAAGATGCGCACCATCAGCATGGTCAGCACGCCCAGCGCGGCGACCAGCAAGAAGGCCGAGCGCCAGCCCAGGGTCTGGCCGATATACGTGGCCAGCGGCACGCCGAAGATATTCGCGACAGTCAAGCCCATCAGGACACGGGCGACAGCTTGTCCCCGTTTGTCCGGTTCGGCCAGGGCGGCCGCCACCAGCGCTGCCACGCCAAAGTAGGCGCCATGCGGGATGCCGGCCACGAAGCGGGCCACCACCAGCAAGCCGTAGTTCGGAGCGATGGCGCTGAGCAAGTTGCCGCCAGCGAACATCAGCATCAGGCAGATCAGCATCAGCCGGCGCGGCATGCGCGCCAGGAAGATGGTGATCAGGGGCGCGCCGACGACCACGCCCAGCGCGTAGGCGCTGATCATGTGGCTCATCTGCGGCAAGGTCGTGCCCAGGTCGTCGGCGACCACGGGCAGGATGCTCATGGAGGCGAATTCGCCCGTGCCGATGGCCAGGCCGCCGAGGGCCAGGGCCAGGTCGGCATAGCCAGCGCCAAAAGGCGCAGTGACGCGCGGAATCAGGGGATCTACGGAGGCGTGCATGTTCTTGTTAGTTGGGTAAAGAATGACAGGGTGGAGAGGCGTGCTGTGGCCCGGCCGGAAGTGGCAATGCGCCACCAGAGTCGACGGATGGCCGGTATTTTCGGGCTGTAACAACTGCCCAAGGACAACATTGTAAAAGATTCGGGCAAGCTCTGCAGGGCGACGGCTAAAATCTGCTGCACTGCACACACCCGTGTTTGCTCTTGTTGTTAACGATAACACGGAATGTATCCGCTGTTGGGAATCTTCCTCGTGACCTTGCTTGAGCAGGCTGGCCTTGCCGTCTAGATCTTTCTGGCGTGCTTCAAGTGCAGGGGCAGCCACCACCACATGCAAATGATGAGTGTGCCCATCAGTACGCAGGCGACGATGCCGGCGATGTGGCCGAACACTTCCGACATCACCAGATTGGTGCCGAGGATGAACGCCAATGCCAGCGAAAAGGCGCCGCACATCATGATGCGGTCGGCCACGCGCTTGAAGCGCTCGCGGTCTTGCAGGGGACGCATCACGCGGTGCTGGATGGCTGGCGCGCTGAGCAGCACCAGGCTGGTCATGGACAGGAAAAACGTCAGCAGGAAGACGATTTTTTCCGCCTGCACGATCTTCGCGAAGCCGCCGTTGAAAGGCAGGATGATGAGGAAGGCCGTCAGCATCTGCGCGCCCGGCAGCAGGATGCGCAATTCGCTGAGCAGGTCGGACAAGTCGCCTTCGTCGCCGGGCTGGCCATCTTCATCCTGGTGTTGCGCGTGTGGCATGGGGCCGTCCTCGTGGTGGTGATGGCGCCAGTCTACGCACAAGCGACCAGGTCGACTGTGGGCGGGCGCACCTTCAGGAGCATTGCGTGATGTCAGCCGCTAAGCGGCCGGAATGAAAAAGCCCGCCGACATGGGCGGGCTGTGCTGACAGGCGTGCCTGGGGCATGGCCCCGTCTATTCTTCCGTA
Protein-coding sequences here:
- a CDS encoding ATP-binding protein, whose product is MRDTLPSLPDANTLFQHAACGLLLCTADGTIVQANATFCGWLGYGAGELLGKKKLQDLLTIGGRVFHQTHWLPLMQVQGSVSEILLDMRQRQGLSIPMLFNAVRRVHEGVRYDEVAVFVASDRRKYEQQLQLARKEAGELNEQLAAADQRKDEFLATLAHELRNPLAPIRNVLEVLRLAQLDDPQLRWARDVLGRQVGHMTHLVDDLTEVSRITRGRLELRRASVELAPVVDAALHSVAELAAQSGHKVHLEQWPRPIWLDADATRLAQMIANLLTNAVKYTPANGVIWLDVTCTQHEVRISVRDSGIGIAHEHLDKVFDLFSQLPPALSLAQGGLGIGLSLVRGLAELHGGSISAHSDGVGQGSTFTLRLPLPAVPLPASAPANRRLLAGTREGKVLVIDDSADAAESLALALDILGYDVRTAYDGAAGMAAAQAFMPRVILLDIGLPHMNGYDVARLLRSQPCGQHAILVAVTGWGQDKDRQMASDAGFDLHLTKPVDFYELDAVLQKMLQAQ
- a CDS encoding MFS transporter; the protein is MHASVDPLIPRVTAPFGAGYADLALALGGLAIGTGEFASMSILPVVADDLGTTLPQMSHMISAYALGVVVGAPLITIFLARMPRRLMLICLMLMFAGGNLLSAIAPNYGLLVVARFVAGIPHGAYFGVAALVAAALAEPDKRGQAVARVLMGLTVANIFGVPLATYIGQTLGWRSAFLLVAALGVLTMLMVRIFVPMVAAGDSSPRRELGVFRRLQVWLTLLMVAIGFGGMFAVYTFITPTLLEITKVSPLVISILLAIIGVGMTLGNLIGGWLADRSRLWTIFGVLLWNVAALAAFTYTSSNVWLTAINLFAIGAGIAVAPAVQTRLMDVAGDAQTVAAALNHSAFNIANALGAWAGGIAIAMGMGLRSTGWVGAMLACGGIVVLGISVLVENRSRNVGGAQPA
- a CDS encoding DUF6328 family protein encodes the protein MPHAQHQDEDGQPGDEGDLSDLLSELRILLPGAQMLTAFLIILPFNGGFAKIVQAEKIVFLLTFFLSMTSLVLLSAPAIQHRVMRPLQDRERFKRVADRIMMCGAFSLALAFILGTNLVMSEVFGHIAGIVACVLMGTLIICMWWWLPLHLKHARKI